A DNA window from Rossellomorea marisflavi contains the following coding sequences:
- a CDS encoding ABC transporter ATP-binding protein, producing MKTIAQLQNVTKVIKGKKIIDSLSFEVNEGEVFGFLGPNGAGKTTTIRMIVGLMKITEGDVLISGKSIQKDFAEAISEVGAIVENPELYKFLSGYQNLKHFARMHKGITEERIKEVVELVGLTSRINDKVKTYSLGMRQRLGIAQCLLHKPKLLILDEPTNGLDPAGIREIRAYIRKLAAEEGMAVIVSSHLLSEMEMMCDRIAILQSGKLVDVQDIRSFVGGTEQIYQIDVADASLIKASIKTFDPAIQFEVKDNQVQLAIEKERIPALVKTLVEDGLDIFGVMPISKTLEDRFLEITNDKGETVNV from the coding sequence ATGAAGACGATTGCTCAATTGCAAAATGTCACGAAAGTCATCAAAGGCAAGAAAATCATCGATTCACTATCATTCGAGGTGAATGAAGGGGAGGTCTTCGGATTCCTCGGGCCAAATGGTGCCGGAAAGACCACGACGATCCGGATGATCGTCGGACTGATGAAGATCACTGAAGGGGATGTCCTTATTTCAGGTAAGAGCATCCAAAAGGACTTTGCCGAAGCCATCAGTGAAGTCGGAGCCATCGTGGAAAATCCCGAGCTCTATAAGTTCCTCTCAGGTTATCAAAACTTGAAACATTTTGCCCGCATGCATAAAGGCATCACGGAAGAGAGGATCAAGGAAGTAGTGGAACTCGTCGGATTGACGAGCCGGATCAATGATAAAGTCAAAACCTATTCACTCGGGATGCGCCAGCGCCTCGGCATCGCCCAATGTTTGCTCCACAAGCCGAAGCTCCTTATCTTGGATGAGCCGACCAACGGACTCGATCCTGCCGGTATCCGTGAAATCCGCGCGTATATCCGCAAGCTCGCGGCTGAGGAAGGAATGGCCGTCATCGTTTCGTCCCATCTCCTATCGGAAATGGAAATGATGTGTGACCGCATCGCCATCCTTCAGTCTGGAAAACTGGTAGACGTACAGGATATCCGCTCCTTCGTTGGTGGAACCGAACAAATCTACCAGATCGATGTCGCTGATGCATCTCTGATCAAAGCCTCGATCAAGACGTTCGACCCTGCAATCCAATTCGAAGTGAAAGACAATCAGGTGCAGCTGGCTATCGAAAAAGAACGGATCCCAGCACTGGTTAAAACTCTGGTGGAAGATGGACTGGACATTTTCGGAGTCATGCCGATTTCGAAAACCCTCGAAGACCGATTCCTGGAAATCACCAACGATAAAGGAGAGACAGTCAATGTTTAA
- a CDS encoding ABC transporter ATP-binding protein, whose amino-acid sequence MIVIRFENVTKKYGSGLALRNTSLQFEKGKIYGLLGPNGSGKSTTLKMIAGLVLPSAGKVLLDDQPINRKIAEEVAYLTELDMFYETFTVKGMLTFYDSQFKDFDMERAEELVSFMQLDGSKKIKHLSKGTRGRLKLVLTLSRQAKVILLDEPFSGLDPMVRDTIVKGLLSYIDWGEQTVLIATHEIDEIEAILDEAYIIHNGEVKGHCNVEQLREEQGLSVLQWLKRTTQIEGMELE is encoded by the coding sequence ATGATCGTGATCCGGTTTGAGAATGTCACGAAGAAATACGGCAGCGGACTTGCGCTTCGGAACACCTCTCTGCAATTTGAAAAAGGGAAGATCTACGGTCTGCTCGGGCCGAATGGAAGTGGAAAATCCACGACCCTCAAAATGATCGCCGGCCTTGTACTTCCAAGTGCCGGCAAGGTGCTGCTCGATGATCAACCGATCAACCGAAAGATAGCGGAAGAAGTCGCGTACCTGACGGAGCTTGATATGTTCTATGAAACATTTACCGTCAAAGGAATGCTTACATTTTACGACTCACAGTTCAAAGATTTCGATATGGAACGGGCAGAAGAGCTTGTCTCGTTCATGCAGCTTGATGGTTCGAAAAAGATCAAGCATCTTTCAAAAGGGACGCGTGGAAGGCTGAAGCTTGTCCTCACCCTTTCGAGGCAGGCAAAGGTCATCCTCCTCGACGAGCCTTTCTCAGGTCTTGATCCGATGGTGAGGGACACCATCGTGAAAGGACTTCTCTCCTATATTGACTGGGGAGAGCAGACGGTTCTCATCGCCACTCATGAAATCGATGAAATCGAGGCCATTCTTGATGAAGCCTATATCATCCATAATGGCGAAGTGAAGGGTCACTGCAACGTTGAACAATTAAGGGAAGAACAAGGACTGTCGGTCCTTCAATGGTTAAAGCGTACGACTCAAATAGAAGGGATGGAACTGGAATGA
- a CDS encoding GntR family transcriptional regulator: protein MVEEYSASKPIYLQIADRIIREIVRRERHPGDKLPSVREMALQAGVNPNTIQRTYSELERMTIVETKRGQGTFVTEEDDVLSVLNQRVQREVIEIFIKNMKELGLSKEEMIESIKRYGEENDRDPV from the coding sequence ATGGTAGAAGAATACTCAGCGTCCAAACCCATATACCTGCAAATCGCCGATCGGATCATCCGTGAAATCGTCAGGAGGGAACGACACCCTGGCGATAAGCTTCCCTCAGTCAGAGAGATGGCTTTGCAAGCCGGGGTGAATCCGAACACCATACAGCGGACATACAGTGAGTTGGAAAGGATGACCATTGTGGAAACGAAACGAGGACAGGGAACGTTTGTGACGGAGGAAGATGACGTGCTATCTGTGTTGAATCAACGAGTTCAGCGGGAAGTGATTGAAATCTTCATCAAAAACATGAAAGAGCTTGGCCTTAGTAAGGAAGAAATGATCGAGAGCATCAAACGGTACGGGGAGGAGAATGATCGTGATCCGGTTTGA
- a CDS encoding tRNA threonylcarbamoyladenosine dehydratase produces MLHQFSRNELAIGKEGLQTLKNSTVAVLGIGGVGSFAAEALARSGVGRLVLVDKDDVDITNVNRQVHALLSTVGQPKVDLMRDRIKDINPDCEVIALKMFYTEETYEEFFHYGLDFVVDASDTISYKIHLMKECLTRDIPLIASMGAANKNDPTRFQIADISKTHTDPIAKVIRTRLKKEGIKKGVTVVFSDESPIVIREEVRKEVGKDDAKIRKAQLPPSSNAFVPSVAGLIAASHVINQLLKDIEIRRVKDK; encoded by the coding sequence TTGCTTCACCAGTTCTCACGTAATGAGTTAGCGATTGGTAAAGAAGGTCTTCAGACCCTTAAGAATAGTACAGTGGCCGTTCTCGGGATCGGCGGCGTCGGTTCGTTCGCGGCCGAAGCCCTTGCCCGTTCCGGAGTAGGGCGCCTTGTCCTCGTCGATAAGGATGATGTGGATATCACAAATGTGAATCGTCAGGTGCATGCCCTGCTTTCCACCGTCGGCCAGCCGAAGGTCGACCTGATGCGGGACAGGATCAAAGATATCAATCCCGACTGTGAAGTCATCGCCCTCAAGATGTTCTACACGGAAGAAACGTATGAAGAGTTCTTCCATTACGGACTTGACTTCGTAGTGGATGCATCCGATACGATCTCGTACAAGATCCATCTCATGAAAGAGTGCCTGACGCGTGACATCCCGCTCATCGCATCCATGGGCGCTGCGAACAAGAATGACCCGACCCGCTTCCAGATTGCGGATATCTCCAAAACCCATACGGATCCCATCGCCAAGGTCATCCGGACCCGTTTGAAAAAAGAAGGGATCAAAAAAGGGGTTACGGTCGTCTTCTCCGACGAGAGTCCGATCGTCATCCGTGAAGAAGTGCGGAAGGAAGTGGGGAAGGATGATGCCAAAATCCGTAAAGCACAGCTTCCGCCTTCATCGAACGCGTTCGTGCCGTCTGTGGCCGGCCTCATCGCAGCAAGTCATGTCATCAATCAGCTGTTAAAAGACATTGAAATCAGACGCGTGAAAGATAAATAA
- a CDS encoding Na+/H+ antiporter NhaC family protein, whose product MEHMGWLSLLPPIIAVLLAVITKNVIISLFSGVYVGVLMLVGGRPLEATMETIGEFMFPQVADSYNAAVLVLLFFIGGFVALMEKSGGGAALANSATNLINSKAKAQVSAWIGGIIIFFSDLGTPLIVGPVFEKIFDKVKVSREKLAWIIDSTSSPVAVLVPFIGWGVYIMGLIKKEFDHLDITTSEFSTLIHVIPFQFYALLAVTMVPLVALLKLDFGPMKSAEDRADAGELYWKTSKPLRKPEDGGLKPSKPVLIWLPLLILFVTLFGLLASKGFPFKPVEGSAFRVALSTAYLFAAISLIILMIAYKLKTFNEIFEIYTGGMQKMVYVAVTLVLAWSLSKVISEMGTASYIVELVKGNIPAFIIPAILFLVGAGMSLASGSSWGTYAIMLPIAIPMAVSLDAQLLVCIGAVLSGGIFGDHSSPISDTTLLSSTGAGADHIDHVKTQFPYAAVNASIALIGFVIAGLTGNPYTIIILLAGLIALMLILGKRRNSKLRHSQEMNS is encoded by the coding sequence ATGGAACATATGGGCTGGTTATCCTTACTGCCGCCGATCATCGCCGTGCTACTGGCGGTCATCACGAAAAATGTCATTATTTCTTTATTCTCCGGCGTATATGTCGGGGTCCTCATGCTTGTCGGCGGGAGGCCTCTTGAGGCCACGATGGAAACCATCGGGGAATTCATGTTCCCTCAGGTGGCAGACAGCTACAATGCGGCTGTCCTCGTCCTTCTTTTCTTCATCGGTGGATTCGTCGCCCTCATGGAAAAGTCAGGAGGAGGAGCGGCCCTTGCCAATAGTGCCACCAATCTGATCAACTCAAAAGCCAAAGCCCAGGTATCCGCCTGGATCGGTGGCATCATCATCTTCTTTTCTGATCTCGGGACGCCTCTGATCGTTGGCCCCGTTTTTGAAAAGATATTTGATAAAGTGAAAGTATCCAGGGAAAAGCTTGCGTGGATTATCGATTCCACTTCTTCACCGGTGGCGGTGCTCGTTCCGTTCATCGGATGGGGCGTGTACATCATGGGATTGATCAAGAAGGAATTTGACCATCTTGATATCACCACCTCTGAATTCAGCACGCTGATTCATGTGATTCCGTTCCAATTTTATGCTCTCCTTGCCGTCACGATGGTGCCTCTGGTCGCACTATTGAAGCTCGACTTCGGACCGATGAAGTCGGCTGAGGACAGGGCAGACGCGGGCGAACTCTATTGGAAAACATCGAAGCCTCTGAGAAAACCGGAGGATGGGGGATTGAAGCCGAGTAAACCGGTTTTGATCTGGCTCCCCCTCTTGATCCTATTCGTCACGCTCTTCGGTCTCCTGGCGTCAAAGGGCTTCCCGTTCAAACCCGTGGAAGGCAGTGCTTTCAGGGTGGCACTGAGTACCGCCTATCTATTTGCGGCCATCTCCCTGATCATCCTGATGATTGCGTACAAATTGAAGACATTCAATGAAATCTTCGAAATCTATACAGGGGGTATGCAAAAGATGGTGTATGTCGCCGTGACCCTTGTGCTTGCTTGGTCGCTCAGCAAGGTGATCAGCGAAATGGGGACGGCGTCTTACATTGTCGAACTGGTGAAGGGGAATATCCCCGCCTTCATCATCCCGGCCATCCTCTTCCTTGTAGGAGCAGGGATGTCCCTTGCTTCCGGTTCTTCTTGGGGTACATACGCCATCATGCTTCCGATTGCCATCCCCATGGCGGTCTCACTTGATGCCCAGCTTCTCGTATGCATCGGTGCGGTTCTATCCGGGGGGATCTTCGGAGATCACAGTTCACCCATCTCGGACACGACACTCCTATCATCAACAGGTGCCGGGGCGGATCATATCGATCACGTGAAAACCCAATTCCCATATGCGGCAGTGAATGCAAGCATCGCACTCATCGGTTTCGTCATCGCCGGACTGACAGGGAACCCGTACACCATCATCATCCTCCTGGCAGGCTTGATCGCGTTGATGCTGATCCTCGGGAAACGAAGGAATTCCAAGCTTCGGCACTCACAGGAAATGAACTCCTGA